In bacterium, a genomic segment contains:
- a CDS encoding DUF1569 domain-containing protein has product MKTIFNDSDFAALEKRVQTLGPVAPRQWGKMDVGQMLAHVNRAIDLSMGNISAPSESTWLLRVLIKRWAVGSLPIMKSSPTSDTMRMTDPKDFQIEKQKLLENLRAAKARGLAGTWSPHVAFGPLTADEWGRLHHKHLDHHLRQFAA; this is encoded by the coding sequence ATGAAGACGATTTTCAACGACAGTGACTTCGCCGCACTCGAAAAGCGCGTGCAAACCCTCGGGCCGGTCGCACCCCGGCAGTGGGGAAAAATGGATGTGGGACAAATGCTGGCCCATGTCAACCGCGCCATCGATCTTAGCATGGGCAACATCTCCGCTCCATCCGAGAGCACATGGCTCCTCCGCGTGCTCATCAAACGCTGGGCCGTGGGCAGCCTTCCCATCATGAAGAGTTCGCCAACCTCCGACACCATGCGCATGACCGATCCGAAGGATTTCCAAATCGAAAAGCAGAAACTGCTGGAAAATCTGCGCGCCGCCAAAGCCCGCGGCCTTGCCGGCACATGGTCGCCGCACGTCGCCTTCGGCCCGCTGACCGCCGATGAATGGGGCCGCCTGCACCATAAGCATCTCGACCATCACCTCCGCCAGTTTGCCGCATAG
- a CDS encoding ferritin family protein, with amino-acid sequence MPDFRTADEILDFAIRREEEAAQFYVEQADKMNHPATRQVFLDFAKEEIVHKEKLTAVKNGRHPMAPPQKIANLKIADYQSASPQVGPYMTYAEMLQVAMQKEKEAFRLYSDLAAAVDSTELRTLFQGLANEEAKHKLRFELEYDKELSGEN; translated from the coding sequence ATGCCCGATTTCCGTACTGCCGATGAGATTTTGGATTTTGCCATTCGCCGCGAGGAAGAAGCCGCGCAGTTCTATGTAGAACAGGCCGACAAGATGAACCATCCCGCCACGCGGCAGGTGTTTCTCGATTTTGCCAAAGAGGAAATCGTCCACAAGGAAAAGCTCACGGCTGTCAAAAACGGCCGGCACCCTATGGCTCCGCCGCAGAAGATTGCCAATCTGAAAATCGCCGATTATCAGTCGGCCTCGCCGCAGGTCGGGCCTTACATGACCTATGCCGAGATGCTGCAGGTGGCCATGCAGAAGGAAAAGGAAGCCTTCCGCCTCTATTCCGACCTCGCCGCCGCAGTGGACAGCACCGAACTGCGGACGCTGTTTCAGGGACTGGCCAATGAAGAGGCCAAGCACAAGCTGCGCTTCGAACTGGAGTATGACAAGGAACTCTCCGGCGAAAACTGA
- a CDS encoding MarC family protein, which translates to MLLYFIQAFAAAFASTDPIGAAPVFVGLTAQMDKRQKIRAAIRASVSSFLILAIAVVLGRYILGLFGISLPAFQAAGGLVIVLMGLEMLRGTPTRVQHDDQTDEETDDPIIVPFSMPLVAGPGAITTMITLTARSDSWANQFIVLVAIGIETCVLLAILLSAAWLSSHISQSGLKVLLRFLGLILLAIGAQLLLSGVQQFMLPGKS; encoded by the coding sequence ATGCTTCTGTACTTTATTCAAGCCTTCGCCGCCGCCTTCGCCAGCACCGATCCTATCGGAGCCGCTCCGGTATTTGTCGGCTTAACCGCGCAGATGGACAAGCGGCAGAAGATCCGTGCTGCTATCCGTGCATCTGTCTCCTCCTTTCTGATTCTGGCTATTGCCGTTGTGCTGGGCCGTTACATCCTTGGCCTGTTCGGCATTTCCCTGCCCGCGTTTCAGGCGGCGGGTGGACTGGTGATTGTCCTCATGGGTCTCGAAATGCTCCGTGGCACTCCCACCCGCGTGCAGCATGATGATCAGACCGACGAGGAGACCGACGACCCCATCATCGTTCCCTTCTCCATGCCATTGGTGGCCGGACCCGGCGCCATTACCACCATGATCACCCTCACGGCGCGCTCCGACAGTTGGGCAAACCAGTTCATCGTGCTGGTGGCCATCGGCATCGAGACCTGTGTGCTGCTGGCGATTCTGCTCTCCGCCGCGTGGCTCTCCTCACATATCAGCCAGAGCGGCCTGAAAGTTCTGCTCCGTTTCCTCGGCCTGATCCTGCTCGCCATCGGCGCCCAGCTCCTGCTCTCCGGCGTGCAGCAGTTCATGCTGCCGGGAAAAAGCTAA
- a CDS encoding T9SS type A sorting domain-containing protein: MRLSSVFLLLMSLVAAATADPRLWDPRGVSVSPMGRVEWERATAGNSSGYTAVAWSDMRTGNREVYAQLIDLAGNNLWNGSNGVQLTDNLLEQSQPVITATEGGWIVAWIDYRNVPRGGENSMTGGEVRLQKLNNQGDILWTAQGVRAEGTAQVYRGTLKLASDAAGGVLFAWMGVLGGNYDLCAGRITSAGEIAWPTVHLNTVVDQYHLFEAATDGSGGLFLTWIRSGSIYASRITPQGSFPFGTVVVQSQLSGGYGSVISADSSGGCYIAWFAQAAQTDMDIFAQRLNAAGQAQWNDGGVLVCDAPAEQYYPSVAPSLNAGVPDGCLLTWYDHRVGSNPNVYYTQKLDLNGTALWGVNGILLSDSVMSYQDLSLFSDGAGGLVTCWEDERQSYQNIPMAGYDIRATRLNSAGQPVWSPAIVPVSLATGDQWIPVLLPQSDRYAVLFQNGVYASDVRGMGIQMLNRQTGQRLLPGDGPAMLDRPTHNIQGAGAAPMSGGRTAVLWYERATHYQILNSDGHATLNADTALILPDSAVWYSAVTQTCPDGSGGFFAVLSSGDSEYGYTAFVAHMASDGHITGNGRARLLWQGPTGDYSINTALATPDSAGGCYVVFSYYSSPTSESYVLRLNSDCERIWTTPTTLEHHASIDVDNTKLITGADGNCLVAYKSEAGYAYHLARVNGDGQVLWNIQVSDTVGWMDYPKLTSDGRNGAYCTWLRSSSMTAGDYRVQAQHVAADGSVLFRPGGMSVSTLGGLQAQSRPLSDQAGNLIVIWIQTVDVTFERDVYAQKFSPDGAYLWADSGVAVCNRPGGQINPAVLSDNGDGAFVAWLDNDYNWAHVGATHLNADGTSGPDPYWVANTGGIISDSVAEVYDSPLLVPGADNSAIVLWSQDLGQSTERSFDCYAQRIVAASLGSGPEFILHPSAFNLSQNFPNPFNPTTRISFDLAKAGLTKLTLFNLLGQEVATLTNTYLTAGTHQVEWDAAALASGVYVYRLESGSFTASKKMVLLR, encoded by the coding sequence ATGAGACTGTCTTCGGTATTTTTACTTCTTATGAGCTTGGTAGCGGCGGCAACGGCCGATCCCCGCCTTTGGGATCCCCGTGGCGTGTCCGTCAGCCCGATGGGCCGTGTGGAATGGGAACGCGCCACCGCCGGCAACAGCTCCGGCTATACCGCTGTGGCATGGTCCGATATGCGCACCGGCAACCGCGAGGTGTATGCCCAACTGATCGATCTCGCCGGCAACAACCTCTGGAATGGCAGTAACGGCGTACAGCTCACCGACAATCTGCTCGAGCAGAGCCAGCCCGTCATCACCGCCACCGAAGGCGGCTGGATCGTGGCCTGGATCGACTACCGCAATGTGCCACGGGGCGGCGAGAACAGCATGACCGGCGGCGAAGTCCGCCTGCAAAAACTCAACAATCAGGGTGACATCCTCTGGACCGCCCAAGGTGTTCGCGCCGAAGGAACAGCACAGGTCTACCGCGGCACATTGAAACTCGCATCCGATGCCGCCGGCGGTGTCCTGTTTGCCTGGATGGGCGTCCTCGGTGGGAATTACGATCTCTGCGCCGGGCGCATTACCAGCGCGGGCGAGATCGCGTGGCCGACGGTACATCTCAACACTGTTGTCGACCAGTATCACCTCTTCGAAGCGGCGACCGATGGCTCCGGCGGACTTTTCCTGACGTGGATCCGCTCCGGTAGCATCTATGCCAGCCGCATCACGCCGCAAGGCTCGTTTCCCTTCGGCACCGTGGTCGTGCAATCACAACTATCCGGTGGCTATGGGTCCGTCATTTCTGCGGACAGCAGCGGCGGCTGCTATATCGCCTGGTTCGCGCAGGCGGCGCAAACCGACATGGACATCTTCGCCCAGCGTCTGAATGCGGCCGGGCAGGCCCAATGGAATGACGGTGGTGTTTTGGTCTGCGACGCGCCTGCCGAACAGTATTATCCATCCGTCGCTCCCAGTCTGAACGCCGGAGTCCCCGATGGCTGCCTGCTGACATGGTATGACCATCGCGTCGGATCCAATCCGAACGTCTACTATACGCAAAAGCTCGATCTGAACGGCACCGCGCTCTGGGGTGTCAACGGCATTCTGCTCAGCGACAGCGTGATGTCCTATCAGGACCTGAGCCTCTTTAGCGACGGGGCCGGCGGCCTCGTAACCTGCTGGGAAGATGAACGGCAATCTTACCAGAATATACCGATGGCCGGCTACGACATCCGCGCTACGCGCCTGAACTCCGCCGGACAGCCCGTCTGGTCGCCGGCGATTGTTCCGGTCTCTCTGGCCACCGGAGACCAATGGATTCCCGTGCTTCTGCCGCAAAGTGACCGCTATGCGGTGCTGTTTCAGAATGGAGTGTATGCGAGCGATGTCCGGGGCATGGGAATCCAGATGCTGAATCGCCAGACGGGCCAGCGGCTGCTCCCCGGTGACGGCCCGGCGATGCTGGACCGCCCGACCCACAATATTCAGGGTGCCGGCGCTGCGCCGATGTCCGGCGGCCGTACCGCAGTTCTCTGGTATGAACGCGCGACCCATTATCAAATTTTGAACAGCGACGGTCACGCCACGCTGAATGCGGACACCGCGCTGATCCTCCCCGACTCCGCGGTCTGGTATAGTGCGGTCACTCAAACCTGTCCGGATGGCAGTGGCGGATTCTTCGCCGTGCTCTCCAGTGGCGACAGTGAATACGGCTACACGGCGTTTGTCGCCCATATGGCTTCCGATGGACATATCACGGGCAATGGACGCGCACGTCTGCTCTGGCAGGGCCCTACGGGAGATTACAGCATCAACACCGCACTGGCCACACCGGACAGCGCCGGCGGCTGCTACGTGGTGTTCAGCTACTACTCGAGTCCCACCTCCGAAAGCTATGTCCTGCGCCTGAATTCCGATTGCGAGCGGATCTGGACGACTCCTACGACGCTGGAGCACCATGCGTCCATTGACGTCGACAATACCAAACTTATCACCGGCGCTGACGGCAACTGCCTTGTGGCGTACAAAAGCGAGGCAGGGTATGCCTACCACCTCGCGCGCGTCAATGGCGACGGCCAGGTGCTGTGGAATATTCAGGTCAGTGACACCGTGGGTTGGATGGACTATCCCAAGCTGACGTCCGACGGCCGGAACGGAGCCTACTGCACGTGGCTTCGCTCCTCCTCCATGACCGCCGGTGACTATCGGGTCCAGGCCCAGCATGTCGCCGCAGATGGCAGCGTTCTCTTTCGTCCCGGCGGCATGTCCGTCTCTACCCTGGGAGGCCTGCAAGCCCAATCCCGTCCGCTGTCGGACCAGGCGGGAAACCTGATCGTCATCTGGATCCAGACGGTGGACGTCACGTTCGAGCGGGATGTGTATGCTCAAAAATTCTCTCCGGATGGAGCCTATCTGTGGGCAGATTCCGGAGTGGCGGTGTGCAACAGGCCGGGTGGGCAAATCAATCCGGCGGTGCTCTCCGACAATGGCGACGGCGCCTTCGTGGCGTGGCTGGACAACGATTACAACTGGGCGCATGTCGGCGCCACCCATCTGAACGCCGATGGCACCTCCGGACCCGATCCTTACTGGGTGGCCAACACCGGCGGCATCATCAGTGATTCCGTCGCCGAAGTCTACGACAGCCCGCTATTGGTTCCCGGTGCGGACAACAGCGCCATTGTGCTCTGGTCGCAGGACCTCGGTCAATCCACCGAGCGCAGCTTCGATTGCTATGCCCAGCGGATCGTCGCCGCCAGTCTCGGCTCGGGTCCGGAGTTCATCCTTCATCCTTCAGCCTTCAACCTTTCCCAAAACTTCCCCAATCCTTTCAACCCCACCACGCGAATCAGTTTTGATCTGGCTAAAGCGGGACTGACCAAACTGACGCTGTTCAATCTGCTGGGGCAGGAAGTTGCCACACTGACGAATACCTACTTGACGGCAGGCACGCATCAGGTGGAATGGGATGCCGCGGCGCTCGCTTCGGGCGTGTACGTCTACCGCCTCGAATCCGGCAGCTTCACCGCCAGCAAAAAGATGGTTCTGCTGCGATGA
- a CDS encoding T9SS type A sorting domain-containing protein, with protein sequence MKLSTLFLLLTVFCTATMADPRLWGPQGLALTGNGRVEWDQSTAWNDAGYAAITWSDMRNNNREVYAQLIGPDGDLLWGNGVQITNNAQEQSSALITAIDGGWIVAWIDYRNVPRGDPDYNDYGGEIRLQKLNNQGQPLWTADGVRVDSSTYVSRASLRLLPDSTGGALLAWMGRASSGALHIYAARITGAGEAAWPTVTVLPSGVNALVATTDNSDGMILAWVENTVLKASRIAASGAQPWGTVTVRDSVSYYYKPAIASDGNNGFYVSWVNTLLVNNFDIWAQHVSATGQRLWADRGIPVCTASSTQYDVAIATSTNAGVVDGCLLTWYDQREGGQAHYYTQKLDAGGTALWGENGTLLCDSASSGQILTPVSDNEGGLVAAWDFWVGTAYEGRSINAVRLNASGVAAWPQGTVPVCDDPLDDDQLPAIIPQPDGFLAVFETGTHGDEVQQLALQKLGRASGERELTPRGITLVSFPTTVIGNGIPVPMSNGRTALVGSNNEKTCFQILSTDGRPQLNPDSIFILPDTTGVHYEMYPEYFYTGQACSDGSGGFFALQSWGNDESGYEAFLGHVSSEGQVLNNGRAGWVWEGADVTDYGMMSSLISPDSAGGCYVSFQLWYPETGVYLMRMNAECQRMWTQPVCLDTVAWYQSNETKVATTADGSCIVAWSGSAGYRLGGVSAAGTLRWTVAVSDYSDWDLPHPKLTTDGQNGAYCTWMENVNAPEMFHVHAQHVNENGEELWPHGGLRVSTQASWQAQSRPMTDNAGNLIVIWTNESEGIGYDLRAQKMSPDGARLWSDSGRVVCNAPTSQRNPAVVSDFAGGVFVAWEDANDINNGKSHISATHLDSDGFSGPDPYWVQNEGGIISDTAANANVSPVIIAGAAGSAVVLWSQDLNQSAGSAYSLFAQRISAAPLASGSDVILHPSAFSLSQNYPNPFNPTTRISFDLAKAGMTKLTLFNLLGQEVRTLTNEYLTAGAHQVNLDASCLPSGLYIYRLESGSSTASRKMILLK encoded by the coding sequence ATGAAGCTTTCTACTCTGTTTCTGCTACTGACCGTCTTTTGCACAGCAACGATGGCTGATCCCCGGTTGTGGGGTCCGCAAGGTCTGGCGCTGACCGGCAATGGCCGTGTCGAATGGGATCAGTCTACCGCCTGGAATGACGCAGGCTATGCTGCTATCACCTGGTCCGACATGCGGAATAACAACCGCGAGGTCTATGCTCAGCTCATCGGTCCGGATGGTGATCTGCTATGGGGCAACGGTGTGCAGATCACGAACAATGCTCAGGAACAGAGTTCCGCACTCATCACCGCCATCGACGGCGGCTGGATTGTGGCCTGGATCGACTACCGCAATGTGCCACGGGGAGATCCCGACTACAACGATTACGGCGGCGAGATCAGGCTGCAAAAACTGAACAACCAAGGCCAGCCGCTCTGGACAGCCGACGGCGTCCGGGTGGACAGCAGCACATACGTCAGCCGCGCGTCCTTGCGGTTGCTTCCCGATTCTACGGGCGGCGCTCTGCTGGCGTGGATGGGCCGTGCTTCTTCGGGTGCCTTGCATATCTACGCGGCGCGGATCACCGGCGCGGGCGAAGCGGCTTGGCCGACGGTAACAGTTTTGCCCAGCGGCGTCAATGCGTTGGTCGCGACCACCGACAACTCGGATGGAATGATCCTGGCGTGGGTGGAGAACACCGTGCTGAAAGCCAGCCGGATTGCCGCGTCGGGCGCGCAGCCGTGGGGAACGGTCACCGTGCGCGATAGCGTGAGCTACTATTACAAGCCCGCCATTGCCTCCGATGGCAATAACGGCTTCTATGTGAGCTGGGTTAATACGCTCCTCGTCAACAACTTCGATATCTGGGCACAGCATGTCAGCGCCACCGGGCAACGGCTGTGGGCAGATCGTGGAATTCCCGTCTGTACCGCTTCCTCAACGCAATACGACGTGGCCATCGCCACCAGTACCAATGCGGGAGTTGTCGACGGCTGTCTGTTGACCTGGTATGATCAGCGCGAAGGAGGCCAGGCACATTACTACACTCAAAAACTTGATGCCGGCGGCACCGCACTCTGGGGAGAAAACGGCACGCTGCTCTGCGACTCCGCGTCGTCCGGGCAGATCCTGACTCCCGTTAGTGACAACGAGGGCGGCTTGGTCGCCGCATGGGATTTCTGGGTCGGCACGGCCTATGAAGGCCGCAGCATCAATGCCGTCCGCCTGAATGCCTCGGGAGTGGCCGCCTGGCCGCAGGGAACCGTTCCGGTCTGTGATGATCCGCTCGATGACGATCAACTGCCGGCCATCATTCCGCAACCGGATGGCTTCCTCGCGGTGTTTGAAACCGGCACCCATGGCGATGAGGTTCAGCAACTGGCCTTGCAGAAACTTGGCCGCGCCTCCGGGGAGCGGGAATTAACGCCTCGCGGAATCACACTCGTATCTTTCCCGACCACCGTCATCGGCAACGGTATTCCGGTTCCGATGTCCAATGGCCGCACGGCGCTGGTGGGGAGCAACAATGAAAAGACCTGCTTCCAAATTCTAAGCACCGATGGCCGGCCTCAACTGAATCCGGATTCCATCTTTATCCTCCCCGATACCACAGGTGTGCATTACGAAATGTACCCGGAATATTTCTACACGGGACAGGCCTGTTCGGATGGCAGCGGCGGCTTCTTTGCGCTGCAAAGCTGGGGCAACGATGAATCCGGCTATGAAGCCTTTCTGGGCCATGTGTCCTCGGAAGGACAGGTGCTGAACAATGGCCGCGCCGGCTGGGTGTGGGAGGGCGCGGACGTCACCGATTATGGCATGATGTCCAGTCTGATTTCTCCGGATAGTGCGGGCGGCTGCTATGTCTCCTTCCAACTCTGGTATCCCGAGACCGGCGTCTACCTGATGCGGATGAATGCGGAGTGCCAGCGGATGTGGACACAGCCTGTCTGCCTCGATACCGTCGCCTGGTACCAGTCCAATGAAACCAAGGTGGCCACTACCGCCGATGGCAGTTGCATCGTCGCATGGTCAGGCTCTGCCGGATACCGTTTAGGCGGTGTTTCCGCCGCCGGGACTCTCAGGTGGACGGTGGCCGTCAGTGACTATTCCGATTGGGATCTTCCCCATCCCAAACTGACCACCGACGGCCAGAACGGCGCCTATTGCACGTGGATGGAAAACGTTAACGCCCCGGAAATGTTCCACGTTCACGCCCAGCACGTGAATGAAAATGGCGAGGAGCTTTGGCCGCACGGCGGTCTGCGCGTCTCCACTCAGGCCTCATGGCAGGCTCAATCCCGTCCGATGACAGACAACGCGGGCAATCTGATCGTCATCTGGACGAACGAGTCAGAGGGCATCGGGTATGATCTCCGTGCACAAAAAATGTCGCCGGACGGCGCACGGCTCTGGAGCGATAGCGGCCGGGTAGTCTGCAACGCCCCCACCAGCCAGCGCAATCCTGCGGTGGTTTCGGATTTTGCGGGCGGTGTCTTTGTGGCGTGGGAGGATGCCAATGACATCAACAATGGTAAATCCCACATCTCCGCCACGCATCTGGACAGCGACGGTTTCTCCGGCCCCGATCCCTATTGGGTGCAAAATGAAGGCGGCATCATCAGCGATACCGCCGCCAATGCGAATGTCAGTCCGGTCATAATCGCCGGAGCGGCGGGCAGCGCAGTGGTGCTCTGGTCGCAGGATCTGAATCAGTCTGCCGGATCCGCCTATAGCTTATTCGCTCAGCGGATCTCCGCCGCCCCCCTTGCGTCGGGTTCCGACGTCATCCTTCATCCTTCCGCCTTCAGCCTTTCCCAAAACTACCCCAATCCTTTCAATCCCACCACGCGGATCAGTTTTGATCTGGCTAAAGCGGGGATGACCAAGCTGACGCTGTTCAATCTGCTGGGCCAGGAAGTGCGCACCCTGACGAATGAATACTTAACAGCCGGAGCCCATCAGGTGAATCTCGATGCCTCCTGTCTGCCCAGCGGTCTCTACATCTACCGCCTCGAATCCGGCAGCTCCACCGCCAGCCGAAAAATGATTCTGCTGAAATAA
- a CDS encoding isoprenylcysteine carboxylmethyltransferase family protein gives MPLKLLSTLATAAMAAAVIVLYLRHALFSPSPFVIVPQIIALLLMVWARLTLGVRSFHYTADPTAGGLVISGPYRLMRHPIYAAVLLFVWTSVISHWSALHVLLGLLATAGAVFRMLSEERQLRAHYPGYDDYARHTRRVIPFIL, from the coding sequence ATGCCGCTCAAACTTCTCTCCACCCTTGCCACGGCCGCCATGGCCGCCGCCGTGATCGTGCTCTATCTGCGTCACGCACTGTTCTCGCCTTCGCCTTTCGTAATTGTGCCGCAAATCATCGCCCTGCTGCTTATGGTCTGGGCACGGCTGACTCTTGGCGTCCGCAGCTTTCACTATACGGCTGATCCCACCGCAGGCGGTCTGGTCATCAGTGGCCCATATCGCCTCATGCGCCACCCCATCTATGCCGCGGTGCTCCTGTTCGTCTGGACCAGCGTCATCTCCCACTGGAGTGCCCTCCACGTTCTGCTGGGGCTGCTGGCCACCGCCGGTGCCGTCTTCCGCATGCTCTCCGAGGAACGCCAACTTCGCGCCCATTATCCGGGCTACGATGACTATGCCCGCCACACCCGGCGGGTGATCCCGTTTATCCTGTAG
- a CDS encoding transcriptional regulator, which translates to MTSPAESGDFKPLAELDPVIHAPARLAIVAALCVVQEADFVFLQKHTGLTRGNLSSHLSKLEAAGYVTVEKKFVERVPRTLLKLTPQGLEAFHKYRQQMQQTLNELPEGRI; encoded by the coding sequence ATGACCTCTCCCGCTGAGAGCGGCGATTTCAAACCCCTTGCCGAACTGGATCCGGTGATCCATGCTCCCGCGCGGCTGGCTATCGTCGCCGCGCTCTGTGTGGTGCAGGAGGCCGACTTTGTGTTCCTGCAAAAGCATACCGGACTGACGCGCGGCAACCTCTCCTCGCATCTGAGCAAGCTCGAAGCAGCAGGATACGTCACCGTGGAAAAGAAGTTCGTCGAGCGGGTCCCCCGCACACTCCTGAAACTAACTCCGCAGGGCCTCGAAGCCTTCCACAAATACCGCCAACAGATGCAGCAGACTCTGAACGAATTGCCGGAGGGGCGGATCTAA
- a CDS encoding T9SS type A sorting domain-containing protein, whose protein sequence is MRSFLILLLIATATLAATPQPQTAFFVQNEGQWDGAFAFKYDAPGATYFLTSSGLTLDLHSPEPRTAPDQLCHPEARLRAEGPRASLVHGHVLKLSYINANPTPILTGEDKLPSYSNYFLSKDSCKWRSRVGHYRSVTAQDVWPGIDVEYRIAPSGVETVYRLHPGADPSLIQLRYEGQDTPLAVDANGSLLLSTSLGAVTEAAPFAYQNINHTQVTIPCRYELTAEGGYRFVLGAYDVTKEVVIDPVVYCSYWGGGFADAVEVIIQDHEHHKVLYGDVNGGEFGFPTTPGAYRETSSGWCGFLSKFNADGDSLLFSTFLGGVNHSVRSAVCDAQNAVYVTGDLDSVGINQYPLTPDAFDTTWSGPSEGFFARISSDGATLEFSSYLGGSGRDLSSALAADSAGLIYVSGTTSSPDFPLSADALYRDFMRFRSGFFSVFDPQSSALRYSTYFPGTLVEPLGLTVQAGQQVWIYGDAWHGGIPITANAYQPDLHGQEDAFFALLDWQADTLLYSSYIGGIAPPDLSFDEWINYLLPLGGDTVVLCGSTYSRDFPTSPDGFDTVGVVDGSYLQKAFLTMLRLPGTLLHGTLLGGLGALYPHFAVDAHGAFLAAGMPYDRSFPLTADAEDTTLHSMFVSRLSHDLRRLEYSTFLGGDAGAGDYINSVLYEPGRGLWLTGSSESHDFPVTPNALIPTDHGVLGYGYYLCYALPGDTDITDATSSVILPPSSFSLSCFPNPFNPTTTLSFTLPASSEVKLEVFDLLGRSVYQQNLGRMSAGEHQHRFDATALSSGIYFAKLHTATASQIRKLVLLK, encoded by the coding sequence ATGCGCTCCTTCCTGATCCTTCTGCTAATCGCCACCGCCACCCTCGCCGCCACTCCGCAACCCCAAACCGCCTTCTTCGTCCAAAATGAAGGGCAGTGGGACGGTGCTTTCGCTTTCAAGTACGACGCCCCCGGCGCCACCTACTTCCTGACCTCATCCGGCCTGACGCTCGACCTGCATTCCCCCGAGCCCCGCACCGCCCCCGACCAACTTTGTCATCCTGAAGCCCGTCTTCGGGCTGAAGGACCTCGGGCGAGTCTGGTCCACGGACACGTGCTGAAACTCTCCTATATCAATGCCAACCCCACCCCCATCCTAACCGGCGAAGACAAACTCCCCAGCTACAGCAACTACTTCCTGTCCAAGGATAGCTGCAAGTGGCGCAGCCGTGTGGGCCATTATCGCAGCGTCACCGCCCAAGACGTCTGGCCGGGCATCGATGTCGAATACCGCATCGCACCCTCCGGGGTGGAAACCGTCTACCGCCTCCATCCCGGTGCCGATCCCTCCCTTATCCAACTGCGCTACGAAGGCCAAGACACCCCATTAGCCGTAGATGCAAACGGCAGTTTGCTCTTATCGACGTCTTTAGGCGCGGTGACCGAAGCAGCCCCCTTTGCCTATCAAAACATCAACCATACTCAGGTAACCATTCCCTGCCGCTATGAACTGACCGCTGAGGGCGGCTACCGCTTTGTACTGGGTGCTTACGATGTGACCAAAGAGGTGGTGATTGATCCGGTCGTGTATTGCAGCTACTGGGGTGGGGGATTCGCCGATGCGGTTGAAGTCATTATCCAGGACCATGAGCATCACAAGGTGCTCTACGGAGACGTGAATGGGGGCGAGTTTGGGTTTCCCACTACGCCGGGAGCCTACCGCGAGACATCCAGCGGGTGGTGCGGCTTCCTCTCCAAGTTCAACGCTGACGGCGATTCGCTGCTGTTCTCGACATTCCTCGGAGGTGTTAACCACTCGGTCCGGTCAGCCGTTTGCGATGCCCAGAACGCGGTCTACGTTACGGGAGACCTTGACAGCGTCGGGATCAACCAATATCCGCTGACGCCGGATGCTTTCGACACCACTTGGAGCGGCCCCAGTGAAGGCTTCTTCGCCCGCATTTCCAGCGATGGGGCGACGCTGGAATTCAGTTCCTATTTAGGCGGATCGGGACGGGACTTGTCCAGTGCGCTGGCGGCGGATTCTGCCGGCCTGATCTATGTCAGCGGCACCACCTCTTCTCCCGACTTCCCGCTGAGTGCCGATGCCCTGTACCGAGACTTTATGCGCTTCAGGAGTGGTTTCTTCTCCGTGTTTGATCCGCAAAGCTCTGCACTGCGCTACTCCACCTACTTTCCCGGGACACTTGTCGAACCTCTCGGGCTGACAGTTCAGGCCGGGCAACAAGTCTGGATCTACGGGGATGCCTGGCACGGCGGCATCCCGATCACGGCTAACGCCTATCAGCCTGACTTGCATGGACAGGAAGATGCGTTCTTTGCCCTGCTGGACTGGCAGGCCGATACGCTGCTGTACAGTTCGTATATCGGCGGAATCGCGCCCCCCGATCTCTCCTTCGACGAGTGGATCAATTACCTGCTGCCGTTGGGGGGCGATACGGTGGTGCTATGCGGCAGTACCTATTCCCGCGATTTCCCCACGAGCCCTGACGGCTTCGACACGGTCGGTGTGGTCGACGGCTCGTATCTGCAAAAGGCCTTCCTGACGATGCTGAGATTGCCCGGGACGCTGCTGCACGGCACCCTGCTGGGAGGCTTGGGCGCTCTCTACCCGCACTTTGCCGTCGATGCCCATGGCGCGTTTCTGGCGGCGGGAATGCCCTACGACCGCAGTTTTCCCCTCACCGCCGATGCTGAGGACACGACGCTGCACAGCATGTTTGTCAGCCGCTTAAGCCACGACCTGCGCCGCCTTGAGTACAGCACGTTTCTTGGCGGCGATGCCGGGGCAGGTGATTATATCAACAGTGTGCTCTACGAGCCGGGGCGGGGACTGTGGCTGACCGGGTCGTCTGAGTCGCACGATTTTCCCGTGACCCCCAACGCCTTGATCCCGACCGATCACGGGGTGCTGGGCTACGGGTATTACCTCTGTTATGCCCTGCCCGGAGATACCGACATTACCGATGCAACTTCATCCGTCATCCTTCCGCCTTCATCCTTCAGCCTTTCCTGCTTCCCCAATCCCTTCAACCCCACCACTACGCTTTCCTTCACCTTGCCCGCATCCTCCGAGGTCAAGCTGGAGGTGTTTGATCTGCTGGGCCGCAGTGTCTATCAGCAGAACTTGGGACGGATGAGTGCTGGGGAGCATCAGCACCGCTTCGATGCTACGGCTTTGTCCTCCGGTATCTACTTTGCCAAGTTGCACACCGCCACCGCTTCCCAAATCCGCAAACTGGTGTTGCTGAAATAG